From the Penaeus monodon isolate SGIC_2016 chromosome 3, NSTDA_Pmon_1, whole genome shotgun sequence genome, the window CATACTACCACATatagtattcacacacacaacacacacacacacaacacacacacacacacacacaacaatatatatattattatatatatatatatatatatatatataatatgttggtgtgtgtgtgtgtgtgtgtttatatacatacacatatacatatatatgcatatatatttacacatatgtaatatatatgtgcatatatgcataaacacattacacataaatatggtagaaaaatccacaatgcaaaaactagatttattgaaaatgtgacaatatatatacatatatatgcacacacacatgtatatacatatgtatgtatatatatactgtatgtaagtACATTACACACATGTGGCTAGTAACAGATTAtcatttaaaatgcatatatgtacatacatacataatatctacaaatacatatttacatataagtatatatacacatacatacatactatatatacacatatatatacatatacataagaccgcggtggccgaatggttagagcgtcggactcaagactgtcacgacggcaatctgaattcgagggttcgagtcaccgaccgccgcgtagttcccttgggcaaggaacttcaccttgattgcctacctagccactgggtggccaaaccagccgaattcaagtgctggtcccaaagcccggataaatagagagaatgattacctaaaaaggtaccaccggcactctccgtggaaaggaactggggaccctaccacgtactcactccaagagcatcacaacatgaaaactacaattaagtatcatgctgtgaccacggcggcgcagacatgaacctaccgttaaaagaagatacatatacatacgtatatgtatacttatgcatatatacatatatgcacatatatatatatatatatatatatatatgcatatgtatgtgtgtgcgtatatatgtatatatataatatatacttatatatatacatatatgtacatatggctTTAAGCTGCCAATTACTTTATTTCAGCTCTTTAGTCACATCAGAAAATCATTGATGATTGTTAGTCTGCCATTCATATGTTACTTTTGCTAAGGCTagaatattaagtaataaataattgaGAGAAGCTTATCGAGAATAATGAGGAGCGCcatagatggaaggaggaggtgtaggaggcAGATAAGCGTGTCCATGTGTGGGttccttcgcctctccttcgTAAGTAACTTCAGCCACGAAACCGGAGTCGCCGTCGACAGTGTAAGTGACTCTCTGGACTCGCGTGTCAGGAAGTAAAACGTTGTAGAATCCCTCGGTCTTTTCTCCGTCACGGTGTTCCTTCATGTTATATTCGTTACCGGAATAATGGTCGTTTACTGTCCACTCGAACCAGTACTTCGGCTTCTGTGGGTAAGGGACGTACGGATTTTACACTGGTTTCCAATCACTTGACAGTTCTGTTGTCTATGGAATCTGATAATCACCATCAACAAtgattatatagatgataattaCATAgacgataatgatatagataataatgatatggataataattacctaattatgttaataacaacaaaacaaaaacaataagtgaCAGCAAACATAGTGCTAAGAATATTcatatgttaatgataacgataacaacagcaataatgactaCTAATATTGAGAATAAGAGCAGCAACAGGCTTTTTTGTGCAatgcatttttatttacttactgttgttgttgttcgccCATATGTATAGGATGGGGTCCTGGTAGTTGTGGTGGGCAAGTatgttggtggttttggggtgtggggggcagGTATGTTGGGGGAGGGGCAGTGGTGTAGGGCCGGTAGGTTGGGGGAGGGGCAGTGGTGTAGGGCCGGTGGTTGGGGAGG encodes:
- the LOC119595944 gene encoding adhesive plaque matrix protein-like; translated protein: MKGLAVILASLCFLAVSLAVPDRLGGHHNHPPHAHPPPPHRPLTYVPPTKAPPYTTAPTPSYLPYTTAPTPTYRPYTTAPTPTYRLYTTAPTPTYRPYTTAPTTTYRPYTTAPTPTYRPYTTAPPQPPALHHCPSPNLPALHHCPSPNIPAPHTPKPPTYLPTTTTRTPSYTYGRTTTTKPKYWFEWTVNDHYSGNEYNMKEHRDGEKTEGFYNVLLPDTRVQRVTYTVDGDSGFVAEVTYEGEAKEPTHGHAYLPPTPPPSIYGAPHYSR